The proteins below are encoded in one region of Ricinus communis isolate WT05 ecotype wild-type chromosome 6, ASM1957865v1, whole genome shotgun sequence:
- the LOC8278993 gene encoding uncharacterized protein LOC8278993 — MALTCYHLPQSLHCNPPNAVVIIRSSSKSNISQTQIKKLCLKCNTLYLDKDNSPTACSFHGHSTGEKGLFSLAPPHQGIDGEWTDASGVIVYKWNEKSNRPNTGSANWKKRWSCCAEYDENAPPCRQGWHASYDDGFTLY; from the exons ATGGCTTTGACATGCTATCATCTTCCGCAAAGCCTTCACTGCAATCCACCAAATGCAGTGGTGATAATCAGGTCAtcttcaaaatcaaatatatctCAAACCCAAATCAAGAAACTTTGCTTGAAGTGTAATACCCTTTATCTTGATAAAGATAATTCTCCTACTGCTTGCTCTTTCCATGGCCATTCCACTG GCGAGAAGGGATTATTTTCATTGGCTCCACCGCACCAAGGGATCGATGGAGAATGGACTGATGCGTCTGGAGTAATTGTTTATAAATGGAATGAGAAGAGTAACAGACCAAATACTGGAAGTGCCAATTGGAAGAAGAGATGGAGCTGCTGTGCAGAGTATGATGAAAATGCCCCGCCTTGTCGACAAGGATGGCATGCTTCGTATGATGATGGATTCACTTTGTACTAG
- the LOC8278992 gene encoding thylakoid lumenal 19 kDa protein, chloroplastic, protein MATILSPSARFSSSTATQRPPQNLPPLKSQHPISSQKPLLATLTATIAATTILTATAPPPSLADPAQAYRLYYGTAASAANYGGYGGNSDKKASAEYVYDVPEGWKERLVSKVEKGTNGTDSEFYNPKKRTEKEYLTFLAGFRQLAPKDVVLNNLALSDVDLQDLISGADSVKSEEKNDDNGQLYYVYEIDGVGKHSLIKVTCAKNKLYAHFVNAPTPEWNKDEETLRHLHESFKTVGSF, encoded by the coding sequence ATGGCTACAATTCTCTCTCCATCAGCCCGCTTCTCTTCTTCCACCGCCACCCAAAGACCGCCGCAAAACCTGCCGCCATTAAAATCTCAACACCCAATCTCATCCCAAAAACCCCTCCTAGCCACCCTCACTGCTACCATTGCAGCCACAACAATATTAACTGCCACTGCTCCTCCCCCTTCCCTCGCAGACCCAGCACAGGCCTACCGTCTCTACTACGGCACTGCAGCCAGCGCGGCTAACTACGGCGGTTACGGTGGAAACTCTGATAAGAAAGCCTCAGCTGAGTACGTATATGATGTTCCTGAAGGATGGAAAGAGCGACTAGTGTCCAAAGTTGAGAAGGGTACAAATGGAACCGATAGTGAGTTCTACAATCCTAAAAAGAGGACTGAGAAAGAGTACTTAACATTTCTTGCAGGATTCAGACAGCTAGCTCCAAAAGATGTTGTGTTAAACAACTTGGCCCTGTCTGATGTGGACTTGCAGGACTTGATATCTGGAGCAGATAGTGTGAAAAGTGAAGAGAAGAATGATGACAATGGGCAATTGTATTATGTGTACGAGATTGATGGTGTTGGGAAACACAGCTTGATTAAGGTTACTTGTGCTAAGAACAAGTTGTATGCTCATTTTGTTAATGCACCAACTCCTGAGTGGAATAAGGATGAAGAGACCTTGAGGCATCTTCATGAGTCGTTTAAGACTGTTGGGTCCTTTTAA
- the LOC8278991 gene encoding putative RING-type E3 ubiquitin transferase C3H69 isoform X3: MSKRVLCKFFAHGACLKGEHCEFSHDWKDPPNNICTYYQKGICSYGSRCRYEHVKPLRSDSASSSSTVSYQSLASTSIPLVHSVRTGSSRLTSVHNASGELSASRNPFFPPSNPAWNLDSGPNNLLENGEIIEPRNVKPEDHPLCSFAAAGNCPRGDKCPHVHGDLCPTCGKNCLHPFRPEEREEHLRTCEKKQKHLEALKHSQEIECSVCLDRVLSKPTAAERKFGLLSECDHPFCISCIRNWRSSSPTSGMDVNTALRACPICRKLSYFVVPSVIWYSSKEEKQEIVDSYKAKLSSIDCKHFDFGNGNCPFGTSCFYKHAFRDGRLEEVALRHLGAEDGQTVIAKDIRLSDFLGSLQIS; the protein is encoded by the exons ATGTCTAAGAG GGTACTTTGCAAGTTCTTTGCACATGGAGCATGTTTGAAAGGAGAGCATTGCGAGTTTTCACATGACTGGAAAGATCCACCGAATAAT ATTTGCACTTATTATCAAAAAGGAATTTGTTCGTATGGAAGTAGATGTAGATATGAACATGTCAAACCTCTTAGGTCAGATTCCGCTTCGTCTTCATCAACAGTTTCTTACCAATCTTTAGCATCAACTTCAATTCCTCTGGTTCATTCTGTGAGAACCGGATCAAGTAGGTTAACATCAGTCCACAATGCTTCTGGAGAGCTTTCTGCTTCAAGAAACCCTTTTTTTCCTCCCAGCAATCCAGCATGGAATTTGGATTCTGGACCTAATAACTTGTTGGAAAATGGTGAGATAATAGAGCCTAGGAATGTTAAGCCCGAAGACCATCCTCTCTGTTCATTTGCTGCTGCTGGTAATTGTCCCCGTGGAGATAAATGTCCTCATGTACATGGTGACCTTTGCCCTACTTGTGGGAAAAATTGCTTGCATCCGTTCAGACCAGAAGAAAGAGAGGAACATTTAAGAACATGCGAGAAGAAGCAAAAGCATCTTGAGGCTTTAAAACACAGTCAAGAAATAGAGTGCAGTGTGTGCCTAGACCGTGTGCTTTCAAAGCCCACAGCAGCTGAGCGAAAGTTTGGGCTGCTATCAGAATGTGATCATCCATTCTGTATATCATGCATTAGGAATTGGCGTAGCAGTTCCCCAACCTCTGGAATGGATGTCAATACTGCTTTGAGGGCTTGCCCAATCTGCCGCAAGCTGTCATACTTTGTTGTTCCAAGTGTCATCTGGTATTcctccaaagaagaaaagcagGAGATTGTTGATAGCTACAAGGCAAAACTCAG TTCTATAGATTGCAAGCATTTCGACTTTGGGAATGGGAACTGCCCATTTGGGACCAGTTGTTTTTACAAG CATGCATTCCGAGATGGCCGTTTGGAGGAAGTTGCTCTGCGTCATCTTGGGGCTGAAGATGGACAGACTGTGATAGCTAAAGATATCAG GCTTTCTGATTTTCTTGGTAGCTTGCAAATAAGTTGA
- the LOC8278991 gene encoding E3 ubiquitin-protein ligase makorin isoform X2 — MSKRVLCKFFAHGACLKGEHCEFSHDWKDPPNNICTYYQKGICSYGSRCRYEHVKPLRSDSASSSSTVSYQSLASTSIPLVHSVRTGSSRLTSVHNASGELSASRNPFFPPSNPAWNLDSGPNNLLENGEIIEPRNVKPEDHPLCSFAAAGNCPRGDKCPHVHGDLCPTCGKNCLHPFRPEEREEHLRTCEKKQKHLEALKHSQEIECSVCLDRVLSKPTAAERKFGLLSECDHPFCISCIRNWRSSSPTSGMDVNTALRACPICRKLSYFVVPSVIWYSSKEEKQEIVDSYKAKLSSIDCKHFDFGNGNCPFGTSCFYKHTVKRGSYTWKYHRPPPRRPRPCRSSAVDDMNAFFDVFEHFIGEDEYEIYDAEDYFDEDYFDEDDIDDMACIPRWPFGGSCSASSWG, encoded by the exons ATGTCTAAGAG GGTACTTTGCAAGTTCTTTGCACATGGAGCATGTTTGAAAGGAGAGCATTGCGAGTTTTCACATGACTGGAAAGATCCACCGAATAAT ATTTGCACTTATTATCAAAAAGGAATTTGTTCGTATGGAAGTAGATGTAGATATGAACATGTCAAACCTCTTAGGTCAGATTCCGCTTCGTCTTCATCAACAGTTTCTTACCAATCTTTAGCATCAACTTCAATTCCTCTGGTTCATTCTGTGAGAACCGGATCAAGTAGGTTAACATCAGTCCACAATGCTTCTGGAGAGCTTTCTGCTTCAAGAAACCCTTTTTTTCCTCCCAGCAATCCAGCATGGAATTTGGATTCTGGACCTAATAACTTGTTGGAAAATGGTGAGATAATAGAGCCTAGGAATGTTAAGCCCGAAGACCATCCTCTCTGTTCATTTGCTGCTGCTGGTAATTGTCCCCGTGGAGATAAATGTCCTCATGTACATGGTGACCTTTGCCCTACTTGTGGGAAAAATTGCTTGCATCCGTTCAGACCAGAAGAAAGAGAGGAACATTTAAGAACATGCGAGAAGAAGCAAAAGCATCTTGAGGCTTTAAAACACAGTCAAGAAATAGAGTGCAGTGTGTGCCTAGACCGTGTGCTTTCAAAGCCCACAGCAGCTGAGCGAAAGTTTGGGCTGCTATCAGAATGTGATCATCCATTCTGTATATCATGCATTAGGAATTGGCGTAGCAGTTCCCCAACCTCTGGAATGGATGTCAATACTGCTTTGAGGGCTTGCCCAATCTGCCGCAAGCTGTCATACTTTGTTGTTCCAAGTGTCATCTGGTATTcctccaaagaagaaaagcagGAGATTGTTGATAGCTACAAGGCAAAACTCAG TTCTATAGATTGCAAGCATTTCGACTTTGGGAATGGGAACTGCCCATTTGGGACCAGTTGTTTTTACAAG CATACTGTCAAGAGAGGCTCATACACATGGAAATATCACAGACCCCCTCCACGGAGGCCACGTCCTTGCAGATCCAGTGCTGTGGATGATATGAATGCATTCTTTGATGTCTTTGAGCACTTTATTGGAGAAGATGAATATGAAATCTATGATGCTGAAGATTATTTTGATGAGGATTATTTTGATGAAGATGATATAGATGATATGG CATGCATTCCGAGATGGCCGTTTGGAGGAAGTTGCTCTGCGTCATCTTGGGGCTGA
- the LOC8278991 gene encoding E3 ubiquitin-protein ligase makorin isoform X1 yields the protein MSKRVLCKFFAHGACLKGEHCEFSHDWKDPPNNICTYYQKGICSYGSRCRYEHVKPLRSDSASSSSTVSYQSLASTSIPLVHSVRTGSSRLTSVHNASGELSASRNPFFPPSNPAWNLDSGPNNLLENGEIIEPRNVKPEDHPLCSFAAAGNCPRGDKCPHVHGDLCPTCGKNCLHPFRPEEREEHLRTCEKKQKHLEALKHSQEIECSVCLDRVLSKPTAAERKFGLLSECDHPFCISCIRNWRSSSPTSGMDVNTALRACPICRKLSYFVVPSVIWYSSKEEKQEIVDSYKAKLSSIDCKHFDFGNGNCPFGTSCFYKHTVKRGSYTWKYHRPPPRRPRPCRSSAVDDMNAFFDVFEHFIGEDEYEIYDAEDYFDEDYFDEDDIDDMGLLLMQLSVGLYDSSSDEENYLF from the exons ATGTCTAAGAG GGTACTTTGCAAGTTCTTTGCACATGGAGCATGTTTGAAAGGAGAGCATTGCGAGTTTTCACATGACTGGAAAGATCCACCGAATAAT ATTTGCACTTATTATCAAAAAGGAATTTGTTCGTATGGAAGTAGATGTAGATATGAACATGTCAAACCTCTTAGGTCAGATTCCGCTTCGTCTTCATCAACAGTTTCTTACCAATCTTTAGCATCAACTTCAATTCCTCTGGTTCATTCTGTGAGAACCGGATCAAGTAGGTTAACATCAGTCCACAATGCTTCTGGAGAGCTTTCTGCTTCAAGAAACCCTTTTTTTCCTCCCAGCAATCCAGCATGGAATTTGGATTCTGGACCTAATAACTTGTTGGAAAATGGTGAGATAATAGAGCCTAGGAATGTTAAGCCCGAAGACCATCCTCTCTGTTCATTTGCTGCTGCTGGTAATTGTCCCCGTGGAGATAAATGTCCTCATGTACATGGTGACCTTTGCCCTACTTGTGGGAAAAATTGCTTGCATCCGTTCAGACCAGAAGAAAGAGAGGAACATTTAAGAACATGCGAGAAGAAGCAAAAGCATCTTGAGGCTTTAAAACACAGTCAAGAAATAGAGTGCAGTGTGTGCCTAGACCGTGTGCTTTCAAAGCCCACAGCAGCTGAGCGAAAGTTTGGGCTGCTATCAGAATGTGATCATCCATTCTGTATATCATGCATTAGGAATTGGCGTAGCAGTTCCCCAACCTCTGGAATGGATGTCAATACTGCTTTGAGGGCTTGCCCAATCTGCCGCAAGCTGTCATACTTTGTTGTTCCAAGTGTCATCTGGTATTcctccaaagaagaaaagcagGAGATTGTTGATAGCTACAAGGCAAAACTCAG TTCTATAGATTGCAAGCATTTCGACTTTGGGAATGGGAACTGCCCATTTGGGACCAGTTGTTTTTACAAG CATACTGTCAAGAGAGGCTCATACACATGGAAATATCACAGACCCCCTCCACGGAGGCCACGTCCTTGCAGATCCAGTGCTGTGGATGATATGAATGCATTCTTTGATGTCTTTGAGCACTTTATTGGAGAAGATGAATATGAAATCTATGATGCTGAAGATTATTTTGATGAGGATTATTTTGATGAAGATGATATAGATGATATGGGTTTGTTATTAATGCAGCTGAGTGTTGGATTATATGACTCTTCCAGTGATGAGGAGAATTATCTCTTTTAA